One Luteibacter sp. 9135 DNA segment encodes these proteins:
- a CDS encoding murein L,D-transpeptidase catalytic domain family protein, with product MIRSFRSYLACVPLLGALCLLVTPARATDSLGEALSRLAPSADPRVIDLAVKASECAQTQGGVPSDRLAVIDYSRPSSQPRLWVFDTVKRKLLFQELVAHGKNSGDANATRFSNAPESLASSIGLFRTSDTYMGKNGYSLRMTGLEQGVNDQALARAIVIHGAAYVNEAMAKVAGRIGRSWGCPAVRTAVAHELIDALKGGQMVFSYYPDRRWLASSQYLKCTGGQLAKAEANTATRAGI from the coding sequence ATGATTCGATCGTTTCGCTCGTACCTCGCCTGTGTTCCCCTGCTTGGCGCCCTGTGTCTGCTCGTGACGCCTGCCAGGGCGACCGACTCGCTGGGTGAGGCGCTCTCCCGGCTGGCACCGTCGGCGGACCCCCGGGTGATCGACCTGGCCGTGAAGGCCTCCGAATGCGCGCAGACCCAGGGTGGGGTGCCCTCGGACCGGTTGGCGGTGATCGATTACTCCCGGCCGTCGTCGCAGCCGCGCCTGTGGGTGTTCGACACGGTGAAGCGCAAGCTGCTGTTCCAGGAACTGGTAGCACACGGCAAGAACAGTGGGGATGCCAACGCCACCCGATTCTCCAACGCGCCGGAAAGTCTCGCTTCCAGCATCGGCCTCTTCCGTACGTCGGATACCTACATGGGCAAGAACGGGTATTCCCTACGGATGACCGGCCTGGAGCAGGGCGTGAACGACCAGGCCCTGGCCCGCGCGATCGTGATCCACGGCGCCGCCTACGTGAACGAGGCCATGGCGAAGGTAGCCGGTCGCATCGGACGCAGTTGGGGGTGCCCCGCCGTGCGTACCGCGGTGGCGCACGAGCTCATCGACGCCCTGAAGGGTGGCCAGATGGTGTTCTCCTACTACCCGGATCGCCGCTGGCTCGCATCGTCGCAGTACCTCAAGTGCACGGGTGGGCAGCTGGCGAAGGCGGAAGCAAATACCGCCACCCGCGCCGGAATCTGA
- a CDS encoding LysR substrate-binding domain-containing protein, translating to MEGALQDLNDLYFFASVVEHGGFSAAGRALGIPKSRLSKRIAQLEERLGVRLLQRTTRRFVVTEIGERFFQHCRAVLEEARAAQDAVEELRTEPRGVVRVSCPISLAQNVLGPMLPAFLLEHPKVQVRITATNRRVDLIGEGFDVAIRVREKLDTDATLVLRSFGYARSLLVASPKFLDTHGRPTTLEALSRLPALSMFEHEGAQIWELLDAQGKKAAVEVRPSLISGDFSVLISAALQCCGVALLPEEYCGPMIAAGQLEWVLPEYTTAQGTLHFVYPSRRGLLPAIRSFVDFLAERLPKARSDFRRECEKVAVDPSLAGALQVARMIGSEQPAAFGRPNE from the coding sequence ATGGAAGGCGCGCTGCAGGACCTGAACGATCTCTATTTCTTCGCCTCGGTGGTGGAGCACGGCGGGTTTTCCGCGGCCGGGCGGGCGCTGGGCATCCCCAAGTCGCGCCTGAGCAAGCGCATCGCGCAGCTGGAGGAGCGCCTGGGCGTGCGGCTCCTGCAGCGCACCACCCGTCGTTTCGTAGTCACGGAGATCGGCGAGCGATTCTTCCAGCACTGCCGGGCGGTGCTGGAAGAAGCCCGTGCGGCCCAGGATGCCGTGGAGGAATTGCGTACCGAGCCGCGCGGCGTGGTGCGGGTAAGCTGTCCCATCTCGCTGGCCCAGAACGTACTGGGGCCGATGCTGCCGGCATTCCTGCTCGAACATCCCAAGGTGCAGGTACGAATCACGGCCACCAACCGCCGCGTCGATCTCATCGGCGAGGGTTTTGACGTGGCCATACGCGTGCGCGAAAAACTCGACACCGACGCCACGTTGGTGCTGCGCAGCTTCGGTTACGCACGCAGCCTGCTCGTGGCCAGCCCGAAATTCCTCGATACCCACGGCAGGCCCACCACGCTGGAAGCGCTGTCCAGGTTGCCGGCGCTGTCGATGTTCGAGCACGAGGGCGCCCAGATCTGGGAGCTGCTGGACGCGCAGGGCAAGAAGGCCGCGGTGGAGGTCAGGCCGAGCCTGATCAGCGGCGACTTCTCGGTGCTGATCTCGGCGGCCTTGCAATGTTGCGGCGTGGCCCTGCTGCCTGAGGAATACTGCGGGCCGATGATCGCCGCGGGCCAGTTGGAGTGGGTGCTTCCGGAATACACCACGGCGCAGGGCACTCTGCACTTCGTCTATCCGAGCCGCCGCGGCCTGCTGCCGGCGATCCGCAGCTTCGTCGACTTCCTGGCCGAGCGGCTGCCCAAGGCCCGCTCGGATTTCCGCCGCGAGTGCGAGAAGGTGGCTGTCGATCCCAGCCTGGCGGGGGCATTGCAGGTCGCCCGCATGATAGGATCGGAGCAACCGGCGGCATTTGGCCGTCCAAACGAATAA
- a CDS encoding pyridoxal phosphate-dependent aminotransferase, protein MQLETKLPKVGTTIFSVMSQLALEHKAVNLGQGFPDFEPPQALRDAVTRAMAEGRNQYAPGIGIPKLREQIAAKTERLYGHRVSPDTEVTVTSGATEALFCAIAAVVRTGDEVILFDPCYDSYEPAVELQGAVAVHIPLTLPAFGIDWQCVREAITPRTRMILINSPHNPSGAVLSRADLDHLAEIVRDTGIVVLSDEVYEHIVFDGAEHQSVLRHPELASRSIVVSSFGKTFHCTGWKVGYAIAPKALTAEFRKVHQYITFCTFNPAQWAFADFLESSPEHYLELPAFYEAKRDRFRALLAPSRLTLLDVPGGYFQLVDYSAIRDVDDIDFSEWLVREGGVAAIPLSPFYETPPGTRLVRLCFAKNDATMEAAAELLCKL, encoded by the coding sequence ATGCAGCTCGAAACCAAGCTACCCAAGGTCGGCACCACGATCTTCAGTGTCATGAGCCAGCTGGCGCTGGAGCACAAGGCGGTGAATCTGGGGCAGGGTTTCCCGGACTTCGAGCCGCCGCAGGCTCTGCGCGACGCGGTCACCCGTGCCATGGCCGAGGGTCGCAACCAGTACGCGCCCGGTATCGGCATCCCGAAACTCCGCGAGCAGATCGCGGCAAAAACCGAGCGCCTCTACGGTCACCGGGTCAGCCCGGATACCGAGGTCACCGTGACCTCCGGCGCCACCGAAGCCCTGTTCTGTGCCATCGCCGCCGTGGTACGCACGGGCGACGAGGTGATCCTCTTCGACCCCTGCTACGACAGCTACGAGCCCGCCGTTGAACTGCAGGGCGCCGTCGCCGTGCATATCCCGCTGACGCTGCCCGCGTTCGGCATCGACTGGCAATGCGTGCGCGAGGCGATCACACCGCGTACCCGGATGATCCTCATCAATTCGCCGCACAACCCGTCCGGTGCGGTGCTCAGCCGCGCCGATCTCGACCACTTGGCCGAGATCGTGCGTGACACCGGCATCGTCGTGCTGTCCGACGAGGTCTACGAACACATTGTCTTCGACGGAGCGGAGCACCAGAGCGTATTGCGCCATCCGGAGCTGGCCTCGCGCAGCATCGTGGTGTCCTCGTTCGGCAAGACGTTCCACTGCACGGGCTGGAAGGTCGGCTACGCCATCGCACCCAAGGCGCTGACGGCCGAATTCCGCAAGGTGCACCAGTACATCACCTTCTGCACGTTCAATCCGGCACAGTGGGCGTTTGCCGACTTCCTGGAGTCCAGCCCGGAGCACTACCTCGAACTGCCGGCCTTCTACGAGGCGAAGCGCGATCGCTTCCGCGCACTGCTGGCGCCATCGCGGCTGACCCTGCTCGACGTGCCGGGCGGGTATTTCCAGCTGGTCGACTACAGCGCGATCCGCGACGTCGACGACATCGACTTCAGCGAATGGCTGGTGCGCGAGGGAGGCGTGGCCGCCATCCCGCTCAGTCCGTTCTACGAGACGCCGCCGGGTACCCGCCTGGTCCGCCTGTGCTTCGCCAAGAACGATGCCACGATGGAAGCCGCCGCGGAGTTGCTGTGCAAACTCTGA
- a CDS encoding FMN-dependent NADH-azoreductase has translation MKLLHIDSSALGAYSVSRGLTAAVVAEFVASHPQVEVTYRDLHADALPHWTPPAGEDDPQAVANAAVLEEFLAADVVVLGAPMYNFGIASTLKAWIDRITVAGKTFRYTSAGPEGLAGGKRVIIASSRGGVYAGSAPAAGLDFQEPYLRALLGFLGVTDIQVIRAEGMAKDEAFRRQSLDGAMAGIEGVVRKAL, from the coding sequence ATGAAACTCCTGCATATCGATTCGAGCGCCCTGGGCGCCTATTCGGTCTCACGCGGTCTCACCGCCGCCGTGGTCGCGGAATTCGTCGCCAGCCACCCCCAGGTGGAAGTGACCTACCGGGATCTGCATGCCGACGCCCTGCCCCACTGGACGCCGCCGGCAGGCGAAGACGACCCTCAGGCTGTCGCCAACGCCGCGGTACTGGAGGAATTCCTGGCGGCGGATGTCGTCGTCCTCGGCGCGCCCATGTACAACTTCGGCATCGCCAGCACGCTCAAGGCCTGGATCGACCGCATCACCGTGGCCGGCAAGACGTTCCGTTATACGAGCGCCGGCCCCGAAGGTCTGGCGGGCGGCAAGCGGGTGATCATCGCGTCGTCGCGCGGCGGTGTTTACGCAGGCAGCGCACCGGCGGCGGGTCTGGATTTCCAGGAACCCTACCTGCGGGCCCTTTTGGGCTTTCTGGGCGTGACCGACATTCAGGTCATCCGCGCGGAAGGCATGGCCAAGGACGAGGCGTTCCGCCGCCAGTCCCTCGATGGCGCCATGGCCGGTATCGAGGGTGTGGTGCGCAAGGCATTGTGA
- a CDS encoding ribonuclease H-like domain-containing protein, with protein MSDLAARLRALRQQAGIRDDAKAPRTAAAIVPLAGKPAVDLAALRRMAGVRERIAQPRAPLRSYTRDVPGDELSPGLRYLEQRFGGHEPPDTFDLAFARLDTARKECLLHFDTETTGLAGGTGTRAFMIGAADWHKGALRVRQLYITAMSAETAMLKTFATWVTADTVLVSYNGKSYDAPLLATRYRLARLSNPLAGLRHVDLLHPVRRRYRQDWENCKMQTAERRLLSIVREDDLPGSEAPRAWLTYLRGGASTNLIRVAEHNLQDVRSLSGLLVHAHGWAARDALAALPIHDEK; from the coding sequence ATGAGCGACCTGGCCGCGCGCCTGCGGGCGCTCCGCCAGCAGGCGGGTATTCGTGACGATGCAAAGGCCCCCCGAACTGCGGCGGCCATCGTCCCGCTGGCCGGCAAGCCGGCGGTGGACCTCGCCGCCCTGCGTCGCATGGCGGGTGTGCGCGAGCGTATCGCCCAGCCGCGGGCGCCGTTGCGCTCCTATACGCGAGATGTACCCGGCGACGAACTCTCGCCGGGGCTGCGTTACCTCGAGCAACGCTTCGGTGGCCACGAGCCGCCGGATACCTTCGACCTGGCCTTCGCCCGGCTGGACACCGCACGGAAGGAGTGCCTGCTGCATTTCGACACGGAAACCACCGGTCTTGCCGGCGGTACGGGCACGCGGGCCTTCATGATCGGCGCGGCCGATTGGCACAAGGGCGCCTTGCGCGTCCGCCAGCTGTACATCACAGCGATGTCCGCTGAAACCGCGATGCTGAAGACGTTTGCGACCTGGGTGACGGCGGATACGGTGCTGGTCAGCTACAACGGCAAGTCCTACGACGCTCCCTTGCTGGCAACGCGATATCGCCTGGCGCGCCTGTCCAACCCGCTGGCCGGATTGCGCCATGTCGACCTGCTGCATCCCGTACGCCGCCGTTATCGGCAGGACTGGGAGAACTGCAAGATGCAGACGGCGGAGCGTCGCCTGCTGAGCATCGTGCGGGAGGACGACCTGCCTGGCTCGGAGGCGCCGCGCGCCTGGTTGACCTACCTGCGCGGCGGTGCGTCGACCAACCTGATCCGTGTTGCGGAACACAACCTCCAGGACGTACGCAGCCTCAGCGGCCTGTTGGTCCATGCGCACGGCTGGGCGGCCCGCGATGCGCTCGCGGCTTTGCCCATCCATGACGAAAAATAG
- a CDS encoding DEAD/DEAH box helicase: MAAYLQARRHDEADAVLAKSLDGRTLASRLTDKYGDRVATAFTVFGREGSLVPLPPDLPEGVARALASRGIEQLYSHQQEVWDAARAGRHVLVATPTASGKTLCYTLPVVSSVLEAGAKALYLFPTKALAQDQVAELLELNRAGNLGVKAFTFDGDTPGDARQAIRLHGDVVVSNPDMLHQAILPHHTKWAQFFENLRYVVIDEIHTYRGVFGSHLANVLRRLKRICAFYGVTPHFVLCSATIGNATEHAQALIEDDVVTIAASGAPSGDKHVLLWNPPVVNPDLGLRASARSQTNLIARVAIKAGMKTLVFAQSRLMVEVLTKYLKDVFDHDTRKPARIRAYRGGYLPTERREVERAMRAGDVDGIVSTSALELGVDIGSLDAVVLNGYPGSIAATWQRFGRAGRRQQPSLGVLVATSAPLDQYLMRHPSFLTEATPEHARIQPDQPLILLDHIRCAAFELPFLTGDTFGPDDAEPFLQVLAESEVLHHEGDRWEWIADSYPANVVSLRSVADGNFVVVDRTEGRQTILAEVDYSAAALTLYEGAIHMIQSVPYQVEKLDWEGRKAYCTRTRVDYYTDAIDYTKLKELECFDGTNAGQGSARHGEVHVVRRVSGYKKIRYYTHENIGYGPVNLPDQELHSTAVWWQLPQTVLDEAFRSRQHALDGFLGAAYALHTSAIVAVMAEPRDLQKAVGSGDGGWSAQVDAGGRGQIHAPDGGIALPDALERFLPTVYLYDNFPGGVGLSEPLFRRAPELLRHALATIEGCECKAGCPACVGPVLAADEARGEHTPRALAGRVLRLLGADA, translated from the coding sequence ATGGCCGCCTACCTCCAAGCCCGCCGCCACGACGAAGCGGATGCCGTACTGGCCAAGAGCCTCGACGGCCGGACCCTGGCCAGCCGCCTGACGGACAAATACGGCGACCGCGTGGCCACGGCGTTCACCGTGTTCGGACGCGAGGGTTCGCTGGTGCCGTTGCCGCCCGACCTTCCCGAGGGCGTGGCGCGGGCGCTGGCGTCGCGTGGCATCGAGCAGCTGTACAGCCATCAGCAGGAGGTCTGGGACGCCGCCCGGGCGGGGCGGCATGTGCTGGTGGCCACGCCCACGGCTTCCGGCAAGACGCTCTGTTACACGTTGCCTGTGGTCTCCTCCGTGCTGGAAGCCGGCGCGAAGGCGCTCTACCTGTTCCCGACCAAGGCGCTGGCCCAGGACCAGGTGGCGGAACTGCTCGAACTCAACCGTGCGGGCAACCTTGGCGTCAAGGCGTTCACCTTCGATGGCGACACGCCGGGCGATGCGCGCCAGGCCATCCGGCTGCACGGCGATGTGGTGGTCAGCAATCCCGACATGCTGCACCAGGCCATCCTGCCGCATCACACCAAGTGGGCGCAGTTCTTCGAAAACCTCCGCTATGTGGTGATCGACGAGATCCACACCTATCGCGGTGTGTTCGGCTCGCACCTGGCCAACGTGCTGCGTCGGCTGAAGCGGATCTGCGCGTTCTACGGCGTCACGCCCCATTTCGTGCTTTGCTCGGCGACCATCGGCAACGCCACCGAGCATGCCCAGGCGCTGATCGAGGACGACGTCGTCACGATCGCCGCCAGCGGTGCGCCCAGCGGCGACAAGCACGTGCTGCTGTGGAACCCGCCGGTGGTCAATCCCGACCTCGGCCTGCGCGCCTCCGCGCGCTCGCAGACCAACCTGATCGCCCGCGTGGCGATCAAGGCCGGCATGAAAACCCTGGTATTCGCGCAGTCGCGGCTTATGGTCGAGGTGCTCACCAAGTACCTCAAGGACGTGTTCGACCACGATACGCGGAAGCCGGCGCGCATCCGCGCCTATCGCGGTGGTTACCTGCCCACGGAACGGCGCGAGGTGGAACGGGCGATGCGGGCAGGCGACGTGGATGGCATCGTGTCCACCTCGGCGCTGGAACTGGGCGTCGACATCGGCAGCCTGGATGCGGTGGTGCTCAACGGCTATCCCGGTTCCATCGCGGCCACGTGGCAACGTTTCGGCCGTGCCGGACGACGCCAGCAGCCTTCGCTGGGCGTGCTGGTAGCCACCAGTGCGCCACTGGACCAGTACCTGATGCGCCACCCGTCCTTCCTCACCGAAGCCACGCCCGAGCACGCGCGCATCCAGCCCGACCAGCCGCTTATCCTGCTCGACCACATCCGTTGCGCCGCCTTCGAGCTGCCGTTCCTCACCGGAGACACCTTCGGCCCGGACGACGCGGAGCCGTTCCTGCAGGTGCTGGCCGAGTCGGAGGTGCTGCATCACGAGGGCGATCGCTGGGAGTGGATTGCCGACAGTTACCCGGCCAACGTCGTGAGCCTGCGCTCGGTCGCCGACGGCAACTTCGTCGTGGTCGACCGTACGGAAGGCCGGCAGACCATCCTCGCGGAGGTGGATTACTCCGCGGCGGCGCTGACCCTCTACGAAGGTGCCATCCACATGATCCAGTCGGTGCCCTACCAGGTCGAAAAACTCGACTGGGAAGGACGCAAGGCCTATTGCACGCGCACCCGGGTCGATTACTACACCGACGCCATCGACTACACCAAGCTGAAAGAACTGGAGTGCTTCGACGGCACGAACGCGGGGCAGGGCAGTGCGCGGCACGGCGAGGTGCACGTGGTGCGCCGGGTGTCCGGCTACAAGAAGATCCGCTACTACACGCACGAGAATATCGGCTATGGCCCGGTCAACCTGCCCGACCAGGAACTGCATTCCACCGCCGTGTGGTGGCAATTGCCGCAGACGGTGCTGGACGAGGCGTTCCGCTCGCGACAACACGCGCTGGATGGCTTCCTCGGGGCGGCCTATGCACTGCACACCTCCGCCATCGTCGCCGTGATGGCCGAGCCGCGCGACCTGCAGAAGGCGGTGGGCTCCGGCGACGGTGGCTGGTCCGCCCAGGTGGACGCCGGCGGGCGTGGGCAGATCCACGCCCCCGACGGCGGCATCGCCCTGCCGGATGCCCTGGAGCGTTTCCTGCCCACGGTGTATCTCTACGACAACTTTCCCGGTGGCGTGGGCCTGAGCGAGCCGCTGTTCCGCCGCGCGCCGGAGCTGCTTCGCCATGCACTGGCCACGATCGAGGGCTGCGAGTGCAAGGCGGGTTGTCCTGCCTGCGTCGGCCCGGTGCTGGCTGCGGACGAGGCGCGCGGGGAGCATACGCCGCGGGCACTGGCCGGGCGCGTGCTGCGCCTGCTCGGGGCGGATGCATGA
- a CDS encoding amidohydrolase yields the protein MQTLTVSLVQGATRWHDAAANRDYYGALVRSAAASDLIVLPETFLSGFTNDALGQAETMDGTSVAWMRDLAGEVNATLTGSLVIREGDTVYNRLIWASPDGSLAYYDKRHLFRMAGEHTRYGGGNQRLIVTLKGWRILPQVCYDLRFPVWLRNGRRAEAEGGMDYDLALFVANWPAPRRQPWRTLLRARAIENLAYVIGVNRVGIDGNDHPYAGDSAIIDPIGEALLELGPQEQVVTTVLDPAPLQAHRERFPAWMDADAFSLSP from the coding sequence GTGCAAACTCTGACCGTCAGCCTTGTCCAGGGCGCCACACGCTGGCACGACGCCGCGGCCAACCGCGACTATTACGGTGCCCTGGTGCGCTCGGCCGCCGCCAGCGACCTGATCGTGCTGCCGGAAACCTTCCTGTCCGGCTTCACCAACGATGCGCTGGGCCAGGCGGAGACGATGGACGGCACCAGCGTCGCCTGGATGCGCGACCTGGCTGGCGAGGTAAATGCCACGCTCACCGGCAGCCTGGTGATTCGCGAAGGCGATACGGTGTACAACCGGCTCATCTGGGCGTCGCCGGACGGCTCGCTGGCGTATTACGACAAGCGCCACCTGTTCCGCATGGCCGGCGAACACACGCGCTACGGCGGCGGCAACCAGCGCCTTATCGTCACGTTGAAGGGCTGGCGCATCCTGCCGCAGGTCTGCTATGACCTGCGCTTTCCCGTCTGGCTGCGCAACGGCCGGCGTGCGGAGGCGGAGGGCGGCATGGACTACGACCTGGCGCTGTTCGTCGCCAACTGGCCCGCGCCGCGCCGGCAGCCATGGCGCACGCTGTTGCGCGCACGCGCCATCGAGAACCTTGCCTACGTGATCGGCGTGAACCGTGTCGGCATCGATGGCAACGACCACCCGTACGCGGGCGACAGCGCCATCATCGACCCGATCGGCGAAGCCCTGCTGGAACTGGGCCCGCAGGAGCAGGTGGTCACCACCGTGCTCGACCCGGCCCCCCTGCAGGCGCACCGCGAACGCTTCCCCGCCTGGATGGACGCCGACGCGTTTTCGCTGAGCCCCTGA
- the mtnC gene encoding acireductone synthase, with protein MSDIRAVLTDIEGTTSSIDFVKDVLFPYARQHLPAYVETHTDVAEVQHWLHEAAKEAGIVEATRGEIIDLLIRWIDEDRKSTALKALQGMIWREGYESGVYTSHMYPEVAARLRAWHAQGLRLYVYSSGSVPAQKLLFGFTEYGDLTPLFSDYFDTQTGHKRETASYRKIAEAIGLPPDQVLFLSDIREELDAAREAGMRTVQLVRPPTALVDAGHPAVADFDAIAP; from the coding sequence ATGTCCGATATCCGCGCCGTCCTCACCGACATCGAGGGCACCACCAGCTCGATCGACTTCGTCAAGGATGTGCTCTTTCCCTATGCGCGGCAGCACCTGCCCGCCTATGTGGAGACGCACACCGACGTGGCGGAGGTGCAGCACTGGCTGCACGAGGCCGCCAAGGAAGCCGGCATCGTCGAAGCCACCCGCGGCGAGATCATCGACCTGCTGATCCGCTGGATCGACGAGGACCGCAAGTCCACCGCGTTGAAGGCCCTGCAGGGAATGATCTGGCGCGAAGGCTACGAGTCGGGCGTGTACACCTCGCACATGTATCCCGAAGTGGCGGCGCGGCTCCGCGCCTGGCATGCACAGGGGCTGCGGCTCTACGTCTACTCGTCAGGATCGGTGCCGGCGCAGAAACTGCTGTTCGGCTTCACGGAATACGGCGACCTCACGCCGCTGTTCAGCGATTACTTCGACACCCAGACCGGGCACAAGCGCGAGACGGCCTCATACCGCAAGATCGCCGAGGCGATCGGCCTGCCGCCGGACCAGGTGCTGTTCCTGTCCGATATCCGCGAGGAACTGGACGCCGCCCGCGAGGCGGGCATGCGCACCGTCCAGCTCGTGCGCCCGCCGACGGCGCTGGTGGATGCCGGACATCCTGCTGTCGCCGATTTCGATGCCATTGCTCCCTGA
- a CDS encoding C13 family peptidase, with protein sequence MPLLPDPRRRTAIYALAAFAAGALGTVGILQFGPARPVTQPVSVAGHALPAAGSTVQAVRATGAHPAAASSTTAVADPAADPDADAPTLLDASAWPDDAPTPEQVFAAQPAQMKTSLSRLARRTPGKTNVYAIAFAGDGSESVFRNEAEYLDRLMTMRFGSPGHTLVLENHPATLSSHPLASWTNLEAALDGVARVMDPREDVLLLYIATHGGSDHSLLVDMDPIPLDQLDADGLADIFASHPFRWKVLVVNACYSGGFVPKLRGPGTLVMTSARTDRTSFGCGSDSDITYFGRAWLADGLNATPDIIDAFGKARAEIAGWETRDSLEPSEPQIDIGEGIRDKLGAWRKTTPAGPAVPFAPAK encoded by the coding sequence ATGCCATTGCTCCCTGACCCGCGTCGCCGCACGGCGATCTACGCCCTGGCGGCCTTTGCCGCCGGTGCGCTGGGCACCGTAGGCATTCTGCAGTTCGGGCCGGCACGGCCCGTCACGCAGCCTGTGTCCGTGGCGGGACACGCCCTGCCCGCCGCTGGCTCGACAGTCCAAGCCGTCCGCGCGACGGGCGCCCACCCCGCGGCTGCGTCCTCCACGACGGCCGTGGCCGACCCCGCGGCGGATCCGGATGCGGATGCCCCGACGCTGCTGGACGCCAGCGCCTGGCCGGACGACGCACCCACGCCGGAGCAGGTCTTCGCCGCCCAACCGGCGCAGATGAAGACGTCGCTGTCGCGACTGGCACGCCGCACGCCCGGCAAGACCAACGTGTATGCCATTGCGTTTGCCGGCGACGGTTCGGAAAGCGTGTTCCGCAACGAGGCGGAATACCTCGACCGCCTGATGACCATGCGTTTCGGCAGCCCCGGCCACACCCTGGTGCTGGAGAATCACCCCGCCACGCTGTCGAGCCACCCGCTGGCCAGCTGGACCAACCTGGAGGCTGCGCTGGACGGCGTGGCCCGGGTGATGGACCCCAGGGAAGACGTGCTGTTGCTCTACATCGCCACGCACGGGGGCAGCGACCATTCGCTGCTGGTGGACATGGATCCGATTCCGCTGGACCAGCTGGACGCCGACGGCCTGGCCGATATCTTCGCCAGCCATCCGTTCCGCTGGAAGGTGCTGGTCGTCAACGCCTGCTACTCCGGCGGATTCGTGCCGAAGCTGCGCGGCCCCGGCACCCTGGTGATGACCTCCGCACGCACCGACCGCACGTCGTTCGGCTGCGGCAGCGATTCGGACATCACGTACTTTGGGCGCGCCTGGCTCGCCGACGGCCTCAATGCCACGCCCGATATCATCGACGCCTTCGGCAAGGCCAGGGCGGAGATCGCCGGCTGGGAGACCAGGGATTCGCTGGAGCCTTCGGAGCCGCAGATCGATATCGGCGAAGGTATCCGGGACAAACTCGGCGCATGGCGCAAGACGACGCCGGCCGGCCCGGCAGTTCCGTTCGCGCCTGCTAAATAA